The region AGCAATGGGGTCAGGGCGCTCAGCACCCTCTGGGTGCGGTGGGTGCCGGCAGGATTGCATCACCCCACGGCTATGGATGGACACGGGGGGGGCTCAGCTCCCCCACGGCTATGGATGGACACGGGGGGGGCTCAGCTCCCCCACGGCTATGGAtggacacgggggggggggggctccttCCAGCCCCACTTCCTTAGGGAATGTCGCTGCCGGATTGGGCCTCAGGGCCCGGCTCAGCCTCCCCAATCCCTATGGAACCCCAAGGGGCTCAAGGCACcgcaacccccccccccccaaccccgcCCCATGGCCCCcatggcccccccccccccgccccgggaCCCCCGGTGCGCGGCGGCCGCAGCGGGGCCTGCAGGGCCCGGAGGGGTTGGGGGCTCCGGGCTCAGCCCGCACGGACCCGGCAGGGCCTGGGGGTGTCCGGACAGGCCCGAGGGTCCCGGCAGGGCCTCGGTGCTGCCGCTGGGCTTCAAggggatccccccccccccggtgccttCCCCCGCGGCTCCTTCCGGGACCCTTCTGCGGGGTCCCCCCCTCAGGAGcccccgttcccgttcccggccccgttcccgttcccagccccgttcccgttcccggccccgttcccgttcccagccccgttcccgttcccggTACCTGCCCCGGCGCTGGCTGCGGGCCCAGGCCCGGCTCTCGCTGCGGGCCGCGGCTCTCCCGGCGCCCGGCCCGGAGCACAGCGCCCCCCGCTGGACGCTGCCGGTGCTGCAGGGCCGCGGGAGGGGCCGGGGCCTGCGGGTCCCTGCGGGGCTCGGCTTGTCCCCGTGTGCTCCGGAGCCCTGGGGGGGCCGCAGCACCCACAGTGGGgaccccccctcacccccccccccccgcaccgcTCCCTTTGGATGCTGCGGCCTCCACGGTGCTGCCACAGCCGCTGCGGAGGCTCCGACCCCCGAGACCCACACGGGGAGCTCCGGGTTGAGCCCCAGATGGTCCCTTCCCGGCTCAGCCCCAAGTCCCATTGCTCCCTCCCAGCAGGGCCGGACAAGGCAGCGCTGTCCCCACTCAGCcgcctccatccccatcctgagCCATGGGCTGCTCCTACCCCATGGTCCTGGTGCAGCTGAAGGACACGTCTGGTTGTTGTGGTGCCAGAGGACACTGTGCCCCATACACCCCCCACAGTGTGTGTGCTGGGCCTGGGCAGCCCTGAGAGCAGAACGATTTCAGTCCCCATAGAGCACAGGGACCCCACATCCCCACGTCCCACACCTTCCCCCACAGCGCCTGGCACAAGGGGAGGGATGTGACAGGTTTGGGATGTCCGGGAGCTGCCCCTTGCCGGAGCTGACACCACAAAGCCAAGGGCTTGGGCAAGCAGGTGAGTCACATCCAGCCAAGCTGCACCCCATGGACTCCATGGGAACACAGAGCTCAGGCCCTGGCAGggatccccatatccccatatccccataccGGCTGCCGGTGGGGCCAGGCTGAGAGCAGAGGACACGAGATCCTCCTGgccccagcagcagtggggaggCAGCAATAGCCCCGCTGGGAGCCACAGACACGGTACCGGGGGGAGCAGGACTGCACCCCTCAAAGCAGCCTCagtcccagccctggcagcggctccggctccgggtgtctctctgctgcttccagctccaAAGCTGAGCTATTTTTGACGTGTGGCATCAGAACCAAACACCTCCGGACTGAGCAATGCAGACAAAAacagcccccagccccccccaTCCATGGGGTGTTCACACCAAACCCACAAGCGCCCTCGAGCAGCCCCAGGTTTGGGGGTGCCGCAGGACCCCCTCTCTTCACAGTGAAGGCCAAAAGAGACATTGCCAGCTCCTTGGGGGCTGAAACGAGTCCATTACCCCCCAAATCCTGAGCTGGAGGGGTCGGGAGCTCTGTGGGACACCCCCCGTCTGCTGTGGGACACCTCCATGTGCTGTGGGACACCCCCCGTCTGCTGTGGGACACCTCCATGTGCTGTGGGACACCCCCCGTCTGCTGTGGGACACCCCCCGTCTGCTGTGGGACACCCCCCGTCTGCTGTGGGACACCCCCCGTCTGCTGTGGGACACCTCCCGTCTGCTGTGGGACACCCCCCGTCTGCTGTGGGGTTAATGCATCCCCACCTGGACGGGTCCAGCGCACAGGATCCTTCCTGCGCATCCCCGGCCCCTCCCCGACGGGGGGGGCGCTGCTGACTCATCCTCCCACCGTCCCCCCCCCACCAGAGGGGAGCTCATCGAGGGGCTGCATTGCAGACCCAGACACGCAGCAGACAAAAGGGACGCGGTGACGCCTGCAGCTCCCGCACAAAGAGCTGGTCCAGCAGCGAGTGAGCATCCGTCTGTCCATCCGTCCGTCTGTCCGTCCGTCCTCCGCAGGTAAGGTGGGATGCAGCAGAGGGGGGTGAAAAGCAAGAGGATGCTTTTCTGGGGAAGAGATTTGTATGGAGAGGACATTGGCACCGCAGGGTTTATTTGCTCTATCAGTTTTGGGGTTGGGGCATAAGCACAGGCAGAGGGGATGCAGTGGATAAAGGTGGGTTTGCCCCACAGGAGGAATGGACCACAGCGATCCCAGGGGAAAGGCTCTTCACGGGGGATGACACACAAGACAGGAGGGGTttgggtgtccccccccccccccccccccatccattGCCTTTCTGGATATTTCTTGTTGCTAAACTCCCTTTTCCTCCCGCTTTGAAGCTTTAAAACCCATTGTCCCCAGCACCCTCCCTGCTAAATCCCGCTGCTGTCATGCAGAGAGGCACCAGGGATGGGTCCCAGGGATGGGTCCCAGGGATGTGTCCCAGGGAGGAGGCTGCTCCAGAGCCCCATGGCTCAGTCCCCGGGGGGTGGTGATGCAGGAGCCTTTCCCAGCCCCTGACTTACACCGGTACATTCAGCAGCGGGTCCCCCTCATGGCAAGGGGCAGGGTGTGATTCCAGGTGCGTCTGACCCATCCCGGAGCATTCCAATCAATCCCAGGGCTCCAAGGGGGAATCAATGGGGAATCAATGGGGAATGAGGGTGTTTGAAGCGCTcgagctgcagggaaggaggcagcagtgACTCAGCTCCAGCCGTGCTGCGGGAGCAGCGGAACcgcatccctgctgctccctcccgGCTCCTGTGGGGTGGGATCGGGATGCACCCGTGGGGTGGGTGGGTGCAATGGCAGCACCGAGATGCTTCCAGCCCCTTCTAGAGGATTCGGTCGTGGTCCCCGGGGTGATGCGATGCCAGCCAGGGAGGGGCACAGGCTCTGGGGGGAGGCACTGGGACCTCACTTCCTGCACTCTGGATCCTGGGTGTAGGgtcagcccagctctgctccctgctgatGCCAGCACACAGGAATACAGGTGCCTGGGATGGGTGTCAGATGCGATGGGGAAGGGGTGAGCCCATCCTGAACTTCCTTTCCACACTCCCCTTTGTGtggatggggaaactgaggcacggaggCACAGGTCCCATTGCACACCCCTCCAAGTTACAGCTTAGAGAAAGGCCATGGGTAAGACcagtggcagagctgagctctgcattCAGACCCAAACTTCCACCACACCCTCCTGCCCCAGTGGTTTTCTGTGGGTGTATCCTATGGGATTGGTCACTATGGACAACACTTGAGGGTTTTGGCTGCTTTGGTAGAGctcttctccccctctccccttgCCCCTTCCCCCTCACAGCCTGAAGATGCTGGACACCATCAGCAGCCAGTACGATTCCTTCATCTACTGGAGGATGCCGATCCCACAGCTGGATGTGGCCGAGCTGGAGGGGCTGGGGCTCAGTGATGTGGCCCTCTACAAACCCAAAGGAGGGCTGGGCAAGCTCCTCAGCAAGCAGGATGAGGCCCAGGACATCTCCCAGGAAGAGGAGGGTCTGCTGCAGTTCAACAGCTTCAACTTCTGGCGAGCTCCCATTGCCAGCATCAGCTCCTTAGATTTCGACCTAATCTGAAGCCTTCCTCTCTGcccctcctcaccccctgccctCTCCCTCTCTGCTAGGCTGTGTCAGGTTCGGGTTTGGTGTCGGTTTGGAGGTTGGGGTTTTGGTGTCACCAGGCAGTGTCTGACATCGTTCATTAACATTAATGAAGTGGTTCACCCTGACCTGACAGAAATGAGCTCCCCTCAAAGCTTCAGCCCTTTTCCACCTTCTCCCTCATCTCCCCTCCTTGCACTGCCGCTGGCACCACAACGATGCGAGCAGGGGGTAATGGGATGGGGGCAAACACACGGGGAGGGGACAGAAACAGCCACCCCATTGCCCCACGTCCACATGGCAGCGAGTGTGGGAGGTGCTGGGGGTTCTGCCCCCCCTGCACCCCGTGGCTCTGTGACCATGGGGTTGAGCTGATTTCTGGTGTGCTCCTATAGGAACCTCATTTGTGCCCAGGGAATAGTGCAGACCAGGGGGAACAGGCTTCGTGCTGCAGGAAGCATCactcctgctcctctcccccTGTGCCCCCAGCCCAGTCTCTCCTAAAGCCACATCCCTGCTGAACCAGACCCTGAGGGATGTGAGGTGGGAGAGGCAGGGACGTGGCCAGGACATGCACAAACCTCTGCCTTGGAGGAATCATCTCTCTGAGGCTGTGGCTTGAGCCCAAGCAGGAGGAATGACACCATGAGGATAAAACACACATGGGAATGCTGCAGcctggatggggggggggggggggggggggtgttcaCTGCCCAGAATtgcctttttcttcatgttttctccCCGTTTCATCCCCAGTGCTCTGGGCACCTCCTGGAGCTGGGCGGGGGCAAGGGCTGAGCTGAACACCAGAGAGGAGACTCCAGTTTGCTCTTACCCCAGAATGAAGCGTCGCTGGTTCCCAGTCATCCATCCCAGCCCTTTACAACCTACAacaacagaaatgctgcattcTCCTTGGGGAGGTTCCGGATGAAGCTTCTTCCCGAGCATCATCCCACAACAGGGAGCTAAGTCCCATCCCTGGATCATGCTTTGCTCTGAAACGGTCGTGGGCTCTGTTCCCAAGTGTGAGAGTGACACAACTTTGTCTTCCTGGTGGTGGTTTCCTTGGGTGGGGGTTTAATGGGGTGATGTGGAACATTTGAAGCTGTCCTGAAGGttgtggggaggggggaactGAGGCAGCACCAAAAGGTGCCCTAAAAAGAAGGAATACATTGGGAAACCTGCCCTTTGCCTCCTGTACCTCCGGCAGGAGCCGGCAGCCTGACTGTGAACCATGCCAAGCCAGAGGTGTCAATGTAAACCCTCCTATGCAGAGCTGTGATTCCTGTGTTCCCGGCTGGGAAACCCACAGTATTTATGATGAAACTTGAATTAAACCCTTCAAACCGCACACGTTCCTGTGGATCCGTTAACAAGAACCCAGGCTGGGATCTGGTTTCCATCATTTGCTATTAAATGGTTTTCAATCGGTTTAGGGTGAGTTCAGAACTGATGCACTCCTGTCTTTAACCGTCCCAGATGATCCCTAAGGAAGAGCCCCCGCTTGGCTCCGAGCACCCACCACAGGGAGTGAGGCCTCCCAGCCGCGGGCAGGACACCCACAGGAGACGCACAAACCACCTTTTATCTCTATATGTACGAACTTATATAGAGATATTGATGTATATTTATATACGTACAGACAGACCTCACAGGTTAACGGGGCACAAAACACCCGCACCACAACGCGGCCCTTTTGTACTTGGCGCCTGACGCCTCTGCCGGAACTAACTGCAGAGCCGCATCACTCCGCATGCGCTTAATTAGAGCACTGCGCTCTTCCTGTGCTCCTTCCGCTATAAAAAATACTCCCCTTTTAGGGCTCCGCCGTTGTTCTCCACCCTCCTCCCGGGCTGGGAGGGTGCTGGGATAAAGGAGAACTTCTCTAATCCCTCTGTGACAGGGAGGGAAGGCGCAATCCGCCCCCATCCCGCTGACCGTGGGGGACTCTTTTGTTATCGATATGTATCCTTCCGCTCTCACGTTGCTTCCGCATCGGCCATTTTGTGTGCCCGCGGCGGGAGGGGCGGGAACAGCCGCGAAGGGGAGGGGGTAGGGAGCGGAGGGGGCGGTGCCGCTCTAAGAGGTGTCTGTGGCTGTAGTCTGTAACGTGGCTCCAAGCGGCTGCCAACAGGCACCAGGCCTGTGCCCTGCAGGTACCTGTACCCTGCAGGTACAGGCACCAGGCCTGTACCTGCCCCAACAGGCACCATAGCCCTTTGAAAGTGTCATTCCTGGAACACAACCCCCTTGATAACCCTGATAAAGTCGGCAGCTGGTGAGAGACAATGGGTTGCAAGGGTTAAGGCAGGAACTTTGTCTGAACTTCCCTTTGTGTGCTTGTAATCTCTTTATCTACGCTGGCAATGAGGAACAGgatctctgttttgttttgttccaagAGGAATTGTGGGTTGGATGCACTGAGTTTGCACCCATTTAGTTAATTTCCTGTCCCATTCTTACTAAGTCTGCCTTTGAATAGGAATTACTATGGTCAATTGGAGGAAGAAACATTGTTTTTGGAGGCGAGAGGGCTCCTTTATCTCATTCAAATCAAGACCTCATTGCAGTAACCGTGGTCCTCCCTTACTGGATGTGAGAGGGGAGGAAGCAAGTACCTGCATGCTCAGCTCACTGAACCCAGCAGCAtgtgcaggcagctcctgggTCTGACCACAATGCTC is a window of Melopsittacus undulatus isolate bMelUnd1 chromosome 20 unlocalized genomic scaffold, bMelUnd1.mat.Z SUPER_20_unloc_1, whole genome shotgun sequence DNA encoding:
- the MLLT11 gene encoding protein AF1q, with the translated sequence MLDTISSQYDSFIYWRMPIPQLDVAELEGLGLSDVALYKPKGGLGKLLSKQDEAQDISQEEEGLLQFNSFNFWRAPIASISSLDFDLI